The Miscanthus floridulus cultivar M001 chromosome 17, ASM1932011v1, whole genome shotgun sequence genome has a window encoding:
- the LOC136518425 gene encoding large ribosomal subunit protein uL13w — protein MVSGSGVCAKRIVVDARHHMLGRLSSIIAKELLNGQKVVVVRCEEICMSGGLVRQKMKYLRFLRKRMNTKPSHGPIHFRAPAKILWRTIRGMIPHKTKRGEAALARLKTYEGVPPPYDKTKRVVIPDALKVLRLQPGHKYCLLGELSKEVGWNYHDTIRELEEKRKEKAKVAYERRKQLAKLRVKAEKTAEEKLGSQLEILAPIKY, from the exons ATGGTGTCCGGCTCCGGCGTGTGCGCAAAGCGCATCGTGGTGGACGCGCGCCACCACATGCTGGGCCGCCTCTCGTCGATCATAGCGAAGGAGCTGCTGAATGGCCAGAAGGTGGTCGTCGTCCGCTGCGAGGAGATCTGCATGTCCGGCGGCCTCGTCCGGCAGAAGATGAAGTACCTCCGTTTCCTCCGCAAGCGGATGAACACCAAGCCGTCCCACGGGCCCATCCACTTCCGCGCCCCCGCCAAGATCCTGTGGCGTACCATCCGCGG GATGATTCCGCACAAGACCAAGAGGGGAGAGGCAGCTCTGGCGAGGCTCAAGACGTACGAGGGCGTCCCGCCGCCGTACGACAAGACGAAGCGCGTCGTCATCCCTGACGCTCTTAA GGTTCTGAGGCTGCAGCCTGGCCACAAGTACTGCCTCCTCGGCGAGCTCTCTAAGGAGGTCGGATGGAACTACCATGACACCATCAGG GAGCTTGAGgagaagaggaaggagaaggccaaggttgCCTATGAGAGGAGGAAGCAACTTGCTAAGCTGCGCGTCAAGGCTGAGAAGACAGCCGAGGAGAAGCTGGGATCTCAGCTGGAGATTCTTGCACCGATCAAGTACTGA